The following are encoded in a window of Fusarium oxysporum f. sp. lycopersici 4287 chromosome 5, whole genome shotgun sequence genomic DNA:
- a CDS encoding alcohol dehydrogenase (NADP+): MSVPDKFQGFQSPSAEHWTDFQKNSFEPRPFGEYDVDIKIECCGVCASDRHTISGDWGGCPYPLAVGHEVVGKVLRVGDKVTLAKVGDRVGAGAQVWSCLECRQCKNDNETYCKHQIDAYGADYLDTGFKTQGGYSSHSRVHEYWVYPIPEALSSTQAAPMLCAGITVYSPLKRLGAGPGKKVGIVGIGGLGHYGVLFAKALGAEVWAISRSRAKEADARKMGADGFLATGEKDWTEGHKMSFDIIINTATSFEGFALSEYLSLLDVHGHWNSVGLPGGDGISIRNQDFITNGCYIGTSHLGSRREMLEMLQLAADKGIKSWIEEIPISKEGLQQAMEALRTSSVRYRSCMTNYEEAFGA; the protein is encoded by the exons atgtctgtTCCCGACAAGTTCCAGGGCTTTCAGTCCCCCAGCGCCGAGCACTGGACCGACTTCCAGAAGAACTCGTTTGAGCCCCGTCCCTTTGGCGAGTACGATGTCGACATCAAGATCGAGTGCTGTGGTGTCTGCGCCAGTGATCGTCACACCATCAGCGGCGACTGGGGCGGTTGCCCTTATCCTCTCGCTGTAGGCCACGAGGTTGTTGGCAAGGTTCTTCGTGTTGGTGATAAGGTCACTCTCGCAAAGGTCGGCGACCGTGTCGGTGCTGGTGCCCAGGTTTGGTCGTGTCTTGAGTGCCGTCAGTGCAAGAATGACAACGAGACCTACTGCAAGCACCAGATCGACGCTTATGGCGCTGATTACCTCGATACTGGTTTCAAGACCCAGGGCGGTTATTCTTCTCACAGCAGAGTGCATGAGTACTG GGTCTACCCCATCCCCGAAGCCCTGTCCAGCACCCAAGCTGCTCCCATGCTCTGCGCCGGTATCACCGTATACAGCCCACTGAAGCGTCTCGGCGCCGGACCCGGCAAGAAGGTCGGTATTGTTGGTATCGGTGGTCTTGGCCACTACGGTGTTCTCTTCGCCAAGGCCCTCGGCGCTGAAGTCTGGGCCATCTCTCGTTCACGAGCCAAGGAGGCCGACGCCCGCAAGATGGGCGCCGATGGCTTCTTGGCCACTGGTGAGAAGGACTGGACCGAGGGCCACAAGATGTccttcgacatcatcatcaacaccgcCACTTCTTTCGAGGGCTTCGCTCTCAGCGAGTACCTGAGCCTTCTCGATGTGCACGGCCACTGGAACTCCGTTGGTCTTCCCGGTGGTGATGGTATCTCCATCCGCAACCAGgacttcatcaccaacgGTTGCTACATCGGAACATCGCACTTGGGTAGCCGACGTGAGATGCTCGAGATGTTGCAGCTCGCTGCTGACAAGGGCATCAAGTCGTGGATTGAGGAGATTCCTATC